A window of Canis lupus familiaris isolate Mischka breed German Shepherd chromosome 12, alternate assembly UU_Cfam_GSD_1.0, whole genome shotgun sequence genomic DNA:
GGACAAATTTCTCTGAGGCTCAAGATTTCTCTGTTCTCGAGGTTTCTTCGGGAACTGAGGCTTCCCGGGGATCCGAGACTTTTTTGGGAGGTTAATGTTCTTTGGCCTCTGGGGGCGGAGCTCTCGATTCCTTTTCTTGTTACGAGGGGGCCCTGGAGAGGCTCCGGCAGCGGTCAGAGTGGCTTCCTTCTCCCAGTACCTCCGCGGTTTCTACGGGCAGATCACAAGCTCTAACACTCCATAGccctcgcccccccacccccgggacccCGCAGCTAAAAATTTCCCTTCCACCCTAGCGAGGTCTCTACCTTCTTCTTGGTCTGAAGTCTGGCCTTCTTGGGCTGGACATCTCTGCCGGGTTTGGAGGCTGTTTCCATCTAGCCCACCGGAACGACGACCCACGTGCAAACTTCTCTCAGCTGTCCACAGACGGCTCGGAAACTCCCGGAAGCCCGCCGGCCCTCGTCCAATCAGTGCCTACCAGGTCTGAAGCCGTCTGAGCGCCATCTTGAATGAGGGCCCACTCTCTCTCGAGGGGCGGGGCAGGTCTTGGCTCCGCAATCCCGAGCAGCCGCTTATGCCCGAGTAATGAAAGAAAGGTAGTCTGGGGCTGGGGACAAAGTAACGgtgcagtttttttttccagctccgTTTCCCTGTCTTGCCTAAAACCTCCCGGGTCCAGTTTTCTGGGGGAACACCGTTCACTAAACGTGCCAAAACTACAGTTCCCGGCATGCGTCAGAAGACAGCTTCCGGCGCCTTCTTTTCCCAGCATTCTTTGTTTACTTCCAGGTTTAGTAATAGTGAAGCGAGAACGTGAGTATGGCTGGGTTACGGTTGAGGGGCTTGGGGTCTTGCTGCGCCCGCCACCTCCTGGGGCCTGCGTGGAGGGCTCTCTGGGACGAGGAGAGGCTGTGGTGCCCTGGGAGGCTGCCTCGCAAGAGTGCTGTCCTTTCCGCAGGCCGGGCCAGAAAGGGGAGTTTAGGTACCTCCCAGAGTGAGACCCAGCGCCCGCTCCCACTCCCCGCGGGCCTTCGTCCCCGCCATGGCTGAGCTAATCCAGAAGAAGCTACAGGGAGAAGTGGAGAAATATCAGCAGCTACAGAAGGGTAAGGGAGCAGCGTCGGCGCGGCCTCGCCCCAGACCCTTCACTTACAGCCCAAAGCCAAACCAAGATAATATGTTGTGCCCCACTAGAGGCCCCGCGTGCAGCTCCTTCCCCATCTCGGAGCTCGTCCCCACCCACTGACCTGTTGCCGCCTCCTTGTCTACTTCCTCAGCTCCGTTTTCTTCTCACCAGGATTGGGGTTAGGCGGCACATGTGATGTGTTTAATCAACCCTTTCTTCCTAACCCCCAGACTTGAGTAAATCCATGTCGGGGAGACAGAAGCTTGAGGCGCAGCTAACAGAAAATAATATCGtgaaggaggtgagagagggATATGCCGGGCCAGAAGGGACCTGACCTGGAAGTGATTCTGATCTTGTATGTCCCATCCCTCCATCAGGAGCTGGCCCTGCTAGATGGATCCAACGTGGTCTTTAAACTTCTGGGTCCTGTGCTGGTCAAACAGGAGCTGGGAGAGGCTCGTGCCACAGTGGGGAAGAGGCTGGACTATATCACAGCTGAAATGTGAGTCTTTGTTCTGACACCCTGCAAGGCACCGGACGCCCCCAGCGTAGAATGTCGAGGAGCCGTTGGAGTAGTTCCAGGGTAGCCCTGTCTGATCTGCTTCCTCAAACCCTCCACGGGGAGTCCAGGAGAGTCCAACCCTTCAGCACCCTCAAGAGTAAATCCCATCAATTTCTCATTTGCTTGTCTCTCTTGCCTCTCTTCAGTAAGCGATACGAATCCCAGCTCCGGGACCTTGAGCGGCAGTCAGAGCAACAGAGGGAGACCCTGGCTCAGCTGCAGCAGGAGTTCCAGAGGGCCCAGGCAGCCAAGGCAGGGGCTTCTGGGAAGGCCTGACCccatgggggggggagggaatgaGGCAGCTCAAGGGTCTATGCTGTAgctaataaaatgtgaaaacccCTGGCTGTTTTCTGACCAGCCACTTCCTGTCATGATGGTCTCTTCCTTGGGCCCCTTCAACTTTATATATATGCCACCTGCATTACTCTGTTCGGTCCCAATTCTCGTGACTGGAATTGCCACAGAGTAATCCTCCTTTTTTCACTGAGACTAAAATCTGAAACGTCTCACACCTACTTGCCTATATACACTACGCTTGCCTTGGTTGGCATGCCCCTTAGGAAACATGAGAAGAGCATTTACCACGCAATGATCATTGGGAAGGCCAGTTTAACTACAGAGCTCACGGTAATCTAAACTGAGACCCCAGGGTGAAATGTGGTGACCCTCTTGCTATGCTTTCTTGTCATCCTCCAGAAAGCCCCAGCATCTTAGTCTCATTCTAGAATTTGTTTGAATGAAGTTTAGGCTGATTTAAAATCCCAGCATGGAACACTTTGTGATGTTGTAAGGCCCTCAAGTTTATACGTTATCCACAAAGtcattcttccatttctttgtcctAAAATTGTTTCTTACAAATGTCCAACCACGGATTGTTCTTTAATCTGCTCACTTTAATTGGTGACTGGTACTTGCTATGGGTCTGTG
This region includes:
- the PFDN6 gene encoding prefoldin subunit 6, which codes for MAELIQKKLQGEVEKYQQLQKDLSKSMSGRQKLEAQLTENNIVKEELALLDGSNVVFKLLGPVLVKQELGEARATVGKRLDYITAEIKRYESQLRDLERQSEQQRETLAQLQQEFQRAQAAKAGASGKA